One genomic segment of Catalinimonas alkaloidigena includes these proteins:
- a CDS encoding methyltransferase — translation MSVTIPVQVDPFKIIQVGLSFWSSKTLLSATKLGLFTLLGEKPLNAEHIKLKLGLNKEGLYVRDFLDALYSLGFLERIGSGESAVYQNTPDTAMFLDKNQPSYLGGFLEMANDREYRFWGDLEEGLKTGQPQNEAKYTGKESFEAIYEKPEALAQFTEAMSGIQKLSFMAFAERFDFSAYNTLVDAGGSAGLLSALVAQQHAHMHCTTFDLPQLEPFAKATAEKHGVSDRVSVRNGDFFNEPFPKADIVTMGNILHSFDLEKKKMLITKAYEALPEGGCLVAIEMVLDNERKENTFGLLMSLNMLIESDSGFNYTQKQYEEWTKNIGFSAVEFISLGGPVSAAIAYK, via the coding sequence ATGTCAGTTACAATCCCTGTTCAAGTAGATCCTTTTAAAATTATTCAGGTAGGATTAAGTTTTTGGTCATCCAAAACCCTACTCTCTGCTACCAAGCTGGGTTTATTCACTTTATTAGGTGAAAAACCTTTAAACGCCGAGCATATTAAATTGAAGCTAGGCTTAAACAAAGAAGGTTTGTATGTACGTGACTTTCTTGATGCTCTGTATTCCTTAGGCTTTTTGGAAAGAATAGGCAGTGGTGAATCCGCTGTGTATCAAAATACTCCTGATACTGCTATGTTTCTTGATAAAAATCAGCCCAGCTACCTTGGAGGCTTTCTGGAAATGGCAAATGATCGCGAGTACAGATTTTGGGGAGATCTTGAAGAGGGCTTGAAAACAGGCCAACCCCAGAATGAGGCTAAGTATACTGGTAAGGAATCCTTTGAGGCTATATATGAAAAACCAGAAGCTTTAGCCCAGTTTACTGAGGCTATGTCAGGTATACAAAAGCTAAGCTTTATGGCTTTTGCAGAACGGTTTGATTTTTCTGCTTACAACACTCTGGTAGATGCCGGTGGTTCTGCCGGGCTTCTCTCCGCACTGGTTGCTCAACAGCATGCTCATATGCACTGTACCACTTTTGACCTTCCACAGTTAGAGCCTTTCGCTAAAGCTACCGCTGAAAAACATGGGGTCTCAGATCGGGTAAGTGTACGTAATGGTGATTTTTTCAATGAGCCTTTTCCCAAAGCAGATATAGTTACCATGGGTAACATATTACACAGTTTTGACCTTGAGAAAAAGAAAATGCTTATCACTAAAGCCTACGAGGCTTTACCCGAAGGAGGTTGTCTTGTAGCAATAGAAATGGTTCTGGATAATGAGCGCAAAGAAAATACTTTTGGCTTATTGATGTCTCTCAATATGCTGATAGAATCTGACAGTGGCTTTAACTATACTCAGAAACAATATGAGGAATGGACAAAGAATATAGGTTTTAGTGCTGTAGAATTTATTTCTTTAGGTGGCCCTGTAAGCGCTGCAATTGCTTATAAATAA
- a CDS encoding monodechloroaminopyrrolnitrin synthase PrnB family protein, with protein MTFKTVAYEAQCIPALEEQKKEDQYICCLDPLQSDERLKAVPALNKGKDTIALVLMLVDMLPSIKEAADMDFYEACAAMRDIGIMLGSLKRHGVEPVHVIPELEEKLNILADITDLPPRDTLIHYVRWNPEGKRQRTYTGTEDEIQLIKSVKVAILPLHEAIRALNELYNIPLSSPEFVPVCERVITHFDGMVQGMVNAKRNVSPRYFAEELRFYFDPIELNEQEYLGPGAVEMPVFVFDHILWNCDLGEAFYNEFKQAYLPYNQAVMRELYDAYKHLPSLVNKCIQELRQANDYSVVRLDSAKHLIKLFNLLKSFRAPHKKMADEAYEHAAKDAYREKGSGGYEPGVLHLILKLNLEALERLKSSIQDYKNKQAYQY; from the coding sequence ATGACTTTTAAAACAGTTGCATATGAGGCTCAGTGTATTCCTGCCTTAGAAGAGCAAAAGAAAGAAGACCAATATATTTGTTGCCTTGACCCACTTCAATCGGATGAGCGACTGAAAGCTGTACCTGCTCTGAATAAGGGAAAGGATACTATAGCGTTAGTCCTGATGCTGGTAGACATGCTACCCTCAATAAAGGAGGCAGCAGACATGGATTTTTATGAGGCATGTGCAGCAATGCGTGATATTGGTATTATGCTCGGCTCGTTAAAGCGACATGGGGTAGAGCCAGTTCATGTGATCCCTGAGCTGGAAGAAAAACTCAATATTTTAGCTGATATCACAGATCTTCCTCCTCGTGATACTTTGATCCACTATGTAAGATGGAATCCGGAAGGAAAGCGTCAGCGTACCTACACTGGTACTGAAGATGAAATACAATTAATTAAAAGTGTAAAAGTGGCCATACTGCCCTTGCATGAGGCTATACGTGCATTAAATGAGTTATACAACATACCTTTAAGTTCTCCCGAATTTGTTCCAGTGTGTGAAAGAGTAATCACCCACTTTGATGGGATGGTACAAGGTATGGTGAATGCCAAGAGGAATGTAAGCCCCCGGTATTTCGCGGAAGAACTAAGGTTTTATTTTGATCCCATTGAACTAAACGAACAAGAATATTTGGGACCCGGTGCAGTGGAGATGCCGGTATTCGTTTTTGATCACATACTGTGGAACTGTGATCTAGGTGAAGCTTTTTATAATGAATTTAAGCAAGCATATCTGCCTTACAATCAGGCAGTGATGCGAGAGTTGTATGATGCCTATAAGCATCTGCCCAGCCTGGTGAATAAGTGTATTCAGGAACTTAGGCAGGCAAATGATTATTCAGTGGTCCGACTTGACAGTGCAAAGCATCTCATTAAGCTGTTTAACTTGCTGAAAAGCTTCAGAGCCCCACACAAAAAGATGGCAGATGAGGCTTACGAGCATGCTGCTAAAGATGCTTATCGGGAGAAAGGTAGTGGCGGTTATGAACCTGGAGTGCTGCATCT